One stretch of Clavibacter michiganensis DNA includes these proteins:
- a CDS encoding oxidoreductase, whose product MPRPTDIIISPLDGKRAVVTGGNSGLGLETARRLAAAGASVVLTSRDPERGEDAAGSIRDRHPGVHVEVGSLDLADLASVRAFADREIERGPIDILVDNAGVMAPPDRRETRDGFEIQLGTNHLGHFALTGLLLPALQAADAPRVVVVSSLAHWMGRIAFGDLQSERRYSPWAAYGQAKLANLLFMRRLQALSEERGWGLTAVAAHPGVTSTNLAKNGPGSGPQGVMSDLAAKFGPAAMGQDVRVGALPQIQAATGLGVHPGDYYGPAGAGGMSGMPHLAASSPWSKDPELARRLWDASEQLTGVVYPA is encoded by the coding sequence GTGCCCCGTCCCACCGACATCATCATCAGCCCGCTCGACGGGAAGCGCGCCGTCGTCACCGGCGGCAACAGCGGCCTCGGCCTCGAGACCGCGCGCCGGCTCGCCGCGGCCGGCGCCTCCGTCGTGCTCACGTCGCGCGATCCGGAGCGCGGCGAGGACGCGGCCGGCTCCATCCGCGACCGCCACCCGGGCGTCCACGTGGAGGTCGGATCCCTCGACCTCGCCGACCTCGCCTCGGTGCGCGCCTTCGCCGACCGCGAGATCGAGCGCGGGCCGATCGACATCCTCGTCGACAACGCCGGCGTCATGGCCCCGCCGGACCGGCGCGAGACGCGCGACGGCTTCGAGATCCAGCTCGGCACGAACCACCTCGGCCACTTCGCGCTGACCGGTCTGCTCCTGCCCGCGCTCCAGGCGGCCGACGCGCCCCGCGTGGTCGTCGTCTCGAGCCTCGCGCACTGGATGGGCCGCATCGCGTTCGGCGACCTGCAGTCCGAGCGGCGCTACAGCCCCTGGGCGGCGTACGGCCAGGCCAAGCTCGCGAACCTGCTCTTCATGCGCCGGCTGCAGGCGCTGTCCGAGGAGCGCGGCTGGGGCCTCACGGCCGTCGCCGCCCACCCCGGCGTCACCTCCACGAACCTCGCGAAGAACGGTCCGGGATCCGGACCCCAGGGCGTCATGAGCGACCTGGCGGCGAAGTTCGGGCCGGCGGCGATGGGCCAGGACGTGCGCGTGGGCGCCCTCCCGCAGATCCAGGCCGCGACGGGCCTCGGCGTGCACCCGGGCGACTACTACGGACCCGCGGGCGCAGGCGGGATGAGCGGCATGCCGCACCTGGCGGCGTCCAGCCCGTGGTCGAAGGACCCCGAGCTCGCCCGCCGCCTGTGGGACGCGTCCGAGCAGCTGACCGGGGTCGTCTACCCCGCGTAG
- a CDS encoding M20/M25/M40 family metallo-hydrolase, producing the protein MSGVVPGAVAGAAGLVDPVDLAAELIRIDSTNPDLVPGAAGETAVAAHAAAWLRARGFDVRVLEEAPGRPTVLATARGTGGGRTILLDGHLDTVPPGDPARGGLLARVEDGRLLGRGAFDMKAGLAAMMVAADRARRLGTRGDVVLALVADEEFGSIGTEEALRALANSGTRIDGAVISEPSQSEAIVAHRGFGWYEIRLRGRAAHGSMPEQGVDAIAHAGLVLRELDALADRLAAGPRHPLLGTGAVRVSRIQGGSDAATVADSCVLTIERRFLPGQSTADVEAELRAALDAVAARTPSMDAELVVLVARAAFEADVDGPLARAVLDSGARVIGSPVPHRGEPFWTDAGLVHEAGIPCILLGVTGGGAHADEEWAEVDSIRRLADVLEGAILDFCGSAGATPEG; encoded by the coding sequence GTGAGCGGCGTCGTGCCGGGTGCCGTCGCCGGCGCCGCGGGCCTCGTGGATCCGGTCGACCTCGCCGCGGAGCTGATCCGCATCGACTCGACCAACCCCGACCTCGTGCCGGGCGCCGCGGGCGAGACCGCGGTCGCCGCCCATGCCGCCGCGTGGCTGCGCGCCCGCGGCTTCGACGTGCGCGTCCTCGAGGAGGCGCCGGGCCGGCCGACGGTCCTCGCGACCGCGCGCGGCACGGGCGGCGGCCGGACGATCCTCCTCGATGGGCACCTCGACACCGTGCCGCCCGGCGACCCCGCGCGCGGCGGGCTGCTCGCGCGCGTCGAGGACGGTCGCCTCCTCGGCCGCGGCGCGTTCGACATGAAGGCGGGCCTCGCCGCGATGATGGTCGCGGCCGACCGCGCCCGCCGGCTCGGGACGCGCGGCGACGTCGTGCTCGCGCTCGTCGCCGACGAGGAGTTCGGCAGCATCGGCACCGAGGAGGCGCTCCGTGCGCTGGCCAACTCAGGCACGCGCATCGACGGCGCCGTGATCTCCGAGCCCAGCCAGTCCGAGGCGATCGTCGCCCACCGCGGCTTCGGCTGGTACGAGATCCGGCTGCGCGGGCGCGCGGCGCACGGCTCGATGCCGGAGCAGGGCGTCGACGCGATCGCGCACGCCGGGCTCGTGCTCCGCGAGCTCGACGCGCTGGCCGACCGCCTCGCCGCGGGACCCCGCCACCCGCTCCTCGGGACGGGCGCGGTGCGCGTCTCCCGGATCCAGGGCGGCTCGGACGCGGCCACGGTCGCCGACTCGTGCGTCCTCACGATCGAGCGCCGCTTCCTCCCCGGCCAGTCGACGGCGGATGTGGAGGCCGAGCTGCGCGCGGCGCTCGACGCGGTCGCCGCCCGCACGCCGTCGATGGACGCGGAGCTCGTCGTGCTCGTCGCCCGCGCGGCCTTCGAGGCGGACGTCGACGGGCCGCTCGCGCGCGCCGTGCTCGACAGCGGCGCGCGCGTCATCGGTTCGCCCGTCCCGCATCGCGGCGAGCCCTTCTGGACCGACGCCGGGCTCGTGCACGAGGCCGGGATCCCGTGCATCCTCCTGGGCGTCACCGGTGGCGGCGCGCACGCGGACGAGGAGTGGGCCGAGGTCGACTCGATCCGCCGGCTCGCGGACGTGCTCGAGGGCGCGATCCTCGACTTCTGCGGGAGCGCCGGGGCGACGCCCGAGGGCTGA
- a CDS encoding metallophosphoesterase family protein, with protein MTASLVLLSDTHLPKRAKDLPPALWRAIDAADVVVHAGDWVDEPALDALEARPARLLACWGNNDPAGLRARLPETARAVIEGIRFAVTHETGASTGRERRMDAAFPETDVLVFGHSHIPWDTVTPSGLRLLNPGSPTDRRRQPDFTWMTAIADAGRLDVELHRSATRD; from the coding sequence GTGACCGCATCGCTCGTGCTCCTCAGCGACACCCACCTCCCGAAGCGCGCGAAGGACCTGCCGCCGGCGCTGTGGCGAGCCATCGACGCCGCCGACGTCGTGGTGCACGCGGGCGACTGGGTCGACGAGCCCGCTCTCGACGCGCTCGAGGCGAGACCCGCCCGGCTCCTCGCCTGCTGGGGCAACAACGACCCGGCGGGGCTGCGGGCGCGGCTGCCGGAGACGGCACGGGCGGTGATCGAGGGGATCCGGTTCGCCGTCACGCACGAGACCGGAGCGTCGACGGGCCGCGAGCGGCGGATGGACGCGGCGTTCCCGGAGACCGACGTGCTCGTCTTCGGCCACAGCCACATCCCGTGGGACACCGTGACGCCCTCGGGCCTCCGCCTCCTCAACCCCGGCTCGCCCACCGACCGCCGCCGCCAGCCGGACTTCACGTGGATGACGGCGATCGCCGACGCGGGACGGCTCGACGTGGAGCTGCACCGGTCGGCGACGCGCGACTGA
- a CDS encoding GNAT family N-acetyltransferase: MTPATRDLVSADLAWMVPLNNAAVPAVPPMDAASLGEVLGHADLAIAVLDADAAGATPVGMLLAMQPGGAYDSPNYRWFAEHGVDGLYVDRIVVADGHRGSRLGQVLYARVFDEARRTGRPAVTCEVNTLPPNPGSLAFHGRLGFVRLAEVVDPDGLHAVAMLSAPVDPDPSDAAAR; encoded by the coding sequence GTGACCCCCGCCACCCGCGACCTCGTGTCCGCCGACCTCGCCTGGATGGTGCCCCTCAACAACGCGGCCGTGCCCGCGGTCCCGCCCATGGACGCCGCGTCCCTCGGCGAGGTGCTGGGCCACGCCGACCTCGCGATCGCCGTGCTCGACGCCGACGCGGCCGGTGCGACGCCGGTCGGCATGCTCCTCGCGATGCAGCCCGGCGGCGCCTACGACAGCCCGAACTACCGCTGGTTCGCGGAGCACGGCGTCGACGGCCTCTACGTCGACCGGATCGTGGTCGCCGACGGCCACCGGGGGAGCCGGCTCGGCCAGGTCCTCTACGCGCGCGTCTTCGACGAGGCCCGGCGGACCGGGCGCCCGGCCGTCACGTGCGAGGTCAACACGCTGCCGCCGAACCCCGGGTCGCTCGCCTTCCACGGTCGGCTCGGCTTCGTCCGCCTCGCCGAGGTCGTCGACCCCGACGGGCTCCATGCGGTCGCCATGCTGTCCGCTCCCGTGGATCCGGATCCGTCCGACGCGGCCGCGCGCTGA
- a CDS encoding sulfite oxidase-like oxidoreductase, with protein MTGITRGFVGRPRKGPADRLPPGQYDTQGGWPVLTAEAVPNLPESRWSIAVDGLVERPTSWDWDEAHALPRSEYAGDIHCVTTWTRLDTRFAGVSVDTLLDAAGPLPEARFVLATSHSGYTTNLPLDDLRGGRAWIAWEADGRPLTPDHGGPARLLVPHLYFWKSAKWIARLTLLDRDQQGFWERNGYHDRGDPWREQRYQGDR; from the coding sequence ATGACCGGCATCACCCGCGGCTTCGTCGGCCGCCCGCGGAAGGGCCCGGCCGACCGCCTCCCTCCCGGCCAGTACGACACCCAGGGCGGCTGGCCCGTCCTCACCGCCGAGGCCGTCCCGAACCTGCCGGAGTCGCGCTGGTCGATCGCCGTCGACGGACTGGTCGAGCGCCCGACCTCGTGGGACTGGGACGAGGCGCACGCGCTGCCGCGATCCGAGTACGCGGGCGACATCCACTGCGTGACCACGTGGACCCGGCTCGACACGCGCTTCGCGGGCGTCAGCGTCGACACGCTGCTCGACGCGGCGGGCCCGCTCCCGGAGGCGCGCTTCGTCCTCGCGACCTCGCACTCCGGCTACACGACCAACCTCCCGCTGGATGACCTCCGCGGCGGGCGCGCATGGATCGCGTGGGAGGCCGACGGCCGCCCGCTCACGCCCGACCACGGCGGACCCGCGCGCCTCCTCGTGCCGCACCTCTACTTCTGGAAGAGCGCGAAGTGGATCGCCCGGCTCACCCTCCTCGACCGCGACCAGCAGGGCTTCTGGGAGCGCAACGGCTACCACGACCGCGGCGACCCGTGGCGCGAGCAGCGCTACCAGGGCGACCGCTGA
- a CDS encoding FAD-binding oxidoreductase, translating to MSAPAPAPGPGSAREPAVPASVGGEWRTATITALEHPTHATVLLRFDVPDRIPHLPGQHCVVRLRAEDGYTAQRSYSILSAPHEDGVELLMERYEDGEVSGFFADVARVGDAIEMRLPIGGFFVWDGATPAVALGGGTGAVPLVAMVRHARHLGVPHLVRVAVSGRTAADVPCRAELEDAGALVVTTRERHGARGFGRLRADEVAGLAEGAQVALVCGSTAFAGGATRLLLDAGVGRDAIRIEQFGPSGE from the coding sequence GTGTCGGCGCCCGCGCCCGCGCCCGGACCGGGATCCGCTCGAGAGCCCGCGGTCCCCGCCTCCGTCGGCGGCGAGTGGCGGACGGCGACGATCACGGCGCTCGAGCACCCGACGCACGCGACGGTCCTGCTGCGCTTCGACGTGCCCGACCGGATCCCGCACCTGCCCGGCCAGCACTGCGTCGTCCGGCTGCGCGCGGAGGACGGGTACACGGCCCAGCGCTCGTACTCGATCCTGTCCGCGCCGCACGAGGACGGCGTCGAGCTGCTGATGGAGCGCTACGAGGACGGCGAGGTGAGCGGCTTCTTCGCCGACGTCGCCCGGGTCGGCGACGCGATCGAGATGCGCCTGCCCATCGGCGGCTTCTTCGTCTGGGACGGCGCGACCCCGGCGGTCGCGCTCGGCGGTGGCACGGGCGCGGTGCCGCTCGTGGCGATGGTCCGCCATGCGCGGCACCTCGGCGTCCCGCACCTCGTCCGCGTGGCCGTCTCGGGGCGCACGGCGGCCGACGTCCCGTGCCGCGCGGAGCTCGAGGACGCGGGCGCGCTCGTCGTGACGACCCGGGAGCGGCACGGCGCGCGCGGCTTCGGGCGCCTCCGCGCCGACGAGGTGGCGGGGCTCGCCGAGGGCGCGCAGGTGGCCCTCGTGTGCGGATCCACCGCCTTCGCGGGCGGGGCGACGCGCCTGCTGCTCGACGCCGGGGTCGGCCGCGACGCGATCCGCATCGAGCAGTTCGGCCCGTCGGGGGAGTGA
- a CDS encoding DUF1697 domain-containing protein encodes MERSVVLLRGINVGRAKQVPMAELSAALTGLGYVGVRTHLRSGNAVVDHERPSGRGAAVAIEDAVRLATGVTADVHLVPAADFRRIAAGMPFGAVADDPSRLLVSFLDRPLDPPPAPPPAAAIAPDLVEVARDAVYSWHPDGVSASRVPPAFWRGLGASVTARNARTVAALVALLDA; translated from the coding sequence ATGGAGCGATCGGTCGTGCTGCTGCGCGGGATCAACGTGGGGCGCGCCAAGCAGGTCCCCATGGCGGAGCTCTCCGCGGCGCTCACGGGCCTCGGCTACGTCGGCGTGCGCACCCACCTGCGCAGCGGGAACGCCGTCGTCGACCACGAGCGCCCGAGCGGCCGGGGTGCCGCGGTGGCGATCGAGGACGCCGTGCGGCTCGCCACGGGCGTGACCGCGGACGTCCACCTCGTCCCCGCCGCCGACTTCCGCCGCATCGCCGCCGGCATGCCCTTCGGCGCCGTCGCCGACGATCCGTCCCGCCTCCTCGTCTCGTTCCTCGACCGCCCGCTGGATCCGCCGCCCGCGCCCCCGCCGGCCGCCGCGATCGCCCCCGACCTGGTCGAGGTGGCGCGCGACGCCGTCTACTCCTGGCACCCCGACGGCGTGTCGGCGTCGCGCGTGCCGCCGGCGTTCTGGCGCGGCCTCGGGGCCTCCGTCACGGCCAGGAACGCCCGCACCGTGGCCGCCCTCGTCGCGCTCCTCGACGCCTGA
- a CDS encoding oxygenase MpaB family protein — protein MHVSRFADRWKSHILETFSADSEGRPQWIQDLEHGDDAGWFGPGSAVWAVHGGMPTLVAGIRALLMQTLHPGAMAGVHDWSRYREDPLGRLAGTVRWVITTSFGDRDTAVDVSRRVRGYHRKVQGTFVDGHGVERPYSANDPDLLAWVHMVFTDAFLSTHMQWGPPIPGGPDRYVAEWAKAGELMGVEAPPRSHAELHAQIDAFHDQGLLRADERTRETISFLREPPLRPSMLPAYRVLFAGAVASLEPRYRELLGLDKASFGPFPLPALASTRVMLGVAGRVMGEQSTSHEAALKRIARLEGGSSARPSDTAAEPCPGRGDDAGHRAQPAA, from the coding sequence GTGCACGTGAGCAGATTCGCGGACCGCTGGAAGTCCCACATCCTGGAGACGTTCTCCGCGGACTCCGAGGGGCGACCCCAGTGGATCCAGGACCTCGAGCACGGCGACGACGCCGGCTGGTTCGGCCCCGGCTCCGCGGTGTGGGCCGTGCACGGCGGCATGCCGACGCTCGTGGCGGGGATCCGCGCCCTCCTCATGCAGACGCTGCACCCGGGCGCCATGGCCGGCGTCCACGACTGGTCGCGCTACCGCGAGGATCCGCTCGGACGTCTCGCCGGCACCGTGCGCTGGGTCATCACCACGTCCTTCGGCGACCGGGACACCGCGGTCGACGTCAGCCGGCGCGTCCGCGGCTACCACCGCAAGGTGCAGGGCACGTTCGTCGACGGCCACGGGGTCGAGCGCCCCTACAGCGCGAACGACCCGGACCTCCTCGCCTGGGTGCACATGGTCTTCACCGACGCGTTCCTCAGCACCCACATGCAGTGGGGGCCCCCGATCCCGGGCGGGCCCGACCGGTACGTGGCCGAGTGGGCCAAGGCGGGCGAGCTCATGGGCGTCGAGGCGCCGCCGCGCTCGCACGCCGAGCTGCACGCGCAGATCGACGCGTTCCACGACCAGGGCCTCCTCCGCGCCGACGAGCGCACGCGCGAGACGATCTCCTTCCTCCGCGAGCCGCCGCTGCGGCCCTCCATGCTGCCGGCCTACCGCGTCCTCTTCGCCGGGGCCGTCGCGTCCCTCGAGCCGCGGTACCGGGAGCTCCTCGGGCTCGACAAGGCGTCGTTCGGCCCCTTCCCGCTGCCGGCGCTCGCCTCGACCCGCGTGATGCTCGGCGTCGCCGGGCGCGTGATGGGCGAGCAGTCCACGAGCCACGAGGCCGCGCTCAAGCGCATCGCGCGGCTGGAGGGCGGGTCGAGCGCGCGGCCCTCCGACACCGCAGCGGAGCCGTGCCCCGGACGCGGCGACGACGCCGGGCACCGCGCGCAGCCCGCGGCCTGA
- a CDS encoding DNA polymerase IV: protein MSRQDGSTRRTSDASADDSEATILHIDMDAFFAAVELLERPELRGTPVIVGGSSGRGVVTSATYEARRFGVRSAMPMAQALRLCPQATVIGGHMEKYAHWSRVVMGIFRDVTPLVEPLSIDEAFLDVAGARGLFGSPAEIGAMIRRRVHAETGLTCSVGAASTKFVAKLASTRCKPDGLLVIPAAETLPFLHALPVGALWGVGKTTEEALLRRGLRTVADIADTPLPTLQSMLGESAGARLHDLSWGRDPRRVSTHREEKSMGHENTFHDDVTDPDVVRRELLGQATRVAERLRRAGLTARTVSLKLRYSDFRTITRSRTLSDPTDVARRIYDEIRDVYEQVARPGDRIRLVGVRAEQLDDADNRAVALWDADEGWREAERTVDQAAARFGRGAIGPASLLRKPGAKGATVSDPRTEAAARGTLPGHPPD, encoded by the coding sequence ATGAGCAGGCAGGACGGATCGACCAGGCGCACGTCCGACGCGAGCGCGGACGACTCCGAGGCGACGATCCTGCACATCGACATGGACGCGTTCTTCGCCGCCGTCGAGCTGCTCGAGCGGCCGGAGCTGCGCGGCACCCCCGTCATCGTCGGCGGATCGTCGGGTCGCGGCGTGGTCACGAGCGCCACCTACGAGGCGCGTCGCTTCGGCGTCCGCTCGGCCATGCCCATGGCCCAGGCGCTGCGCCTCTGCCCGCAGGCCACGGTCATCGGCGGCCACATGGAGAAGTACGCGCACTGGTCCCGGGTCGTCATGGGCATCTTCCGCGACGTCACCCCGCTCGTGGAGCCGCTCAGCATCGACGAGGCGTTCCTCGACGTGGCGGGCGCCCGCGGCCTCTTCGGCTCGCCCGCCGAGATCGGCGCGATGATCCGCCGCCGCGTGCATGCCGAGACCGGCCTCACCTGCTCGGTCGGCGCGGCCTCCACCAAGTTCGTCGCCAAGCTCGCGAGCACCCGCTGCAAGCCCGACGGCCTGCTCGTCATCCCCGCGGCCGAGACGCTGCCGTTCCTGCACGCGCTGCCGGTCGGCGCGCTCTGGGGAGTGGGCAAGACGACCGAGGAGGCGCTGCTCCGCCGCGGCCTCCGCACGGTCGCCGACATCGCGGACACCCCGCTGCCCACGCTGCAGTCGATGCTCGGCGAGTCCGCGGGCGCCCGGCTGCACGACCTCTCCTGGGGGCGGGATCCGCGGCGCGTCAGCACGCACCGGGAGGAGAAGAGCATGGGGCACGAGAACACGTTCCACGACGACGTGACGGATCCGGACGTCGTGCGCCGCGAGCTCCTCGGCCAGGCCACGCGCGTCGCCGAGCGGCTGCGGCGCGCGGGCCTCACCGCGCGCACCGTCTCGCTCAAGCTCCGCTACTCCGACTTCCGCACCATCACGCGGTCCCGCACGCTGTCGGATCCCACCGACGTCGCGCGCCGCATCTACGACGAGATCCGCGACGTCTACGAGCAGGTCGCGCGACCCGGCGACCGGATCCGTCTGGTGGGCGTTCGCGCCGAGCAGCTCGACGACGCCGACAACCGCGCCGTCGCCCTGTGGGACGCGGACGAGGGCTGGCGCGAGGCCGAGCGGACGGTCGACCAGGCGGCCGCGCGGTTCGGCCGCGGCGCCATCGGCCCGGCGTCGCTCCTGCGGAAGCCCGGGGCGAAGGGGGCCACCGTGTCGGATCCGCGCACGGAGGCGGCCGCGCGCGGTACCCTCCCCGGACACCCGCCCGACTGA
- a CDS encoding UDP-glucose dehydrogenase family protein, whose product MRISVIGCGYLGTVHAACMSRLGHDVVAIDVDAAKIASLQTGVAPFFEPGLPDLLTEQLATGRLRFTTDTAEAAGSRVHFIAVGTPQKRGENAADMTYVDAAVDALIPHLAPGDVVAGKSTVPVGTARRLAERIDARVPGATLVWNPEFLREGFAVEDTLTPDRFVYGLPAGDAGETARAALDEVYAAAIGTGTARVTTDYETAELVKVSANAFLATKISFINAMAEVCEATGADVTQLADAIGYDDRIGRRFLNAGIGFGGGCLPKDIRAFMARAGELGADQALTFLREVDSINMRRRVRAVDVAREVCGGSLLGRNIAVLGLAFKPESDDVRDSPALSISAQLQLQGARVLATDPYANENSRRRFPELTYVDTWQEAARDADAVMVLTEWKQYRAIDPAELKAIVTTPVIVDGRNCLDPVAWRAAGWRYRGMGRP is encoded by the coding sequence GTGCGCATCTCCGTCATCGGCTGCGGCTACCTCGGCACGGTCCACGCGGCGTGCATGAGCCGCCTCGGGCACGACGTCGTCGCGATCGACGTGGACGCCGCCAAGATCGCCTCGCTGCAGACCGGCGTCGCCCCGTTCTTCGAGCCCGGCCTGCCGGATCTCCTCACGGAGCAGCTCGCGACCGGCCGCCTCCGCTTCACCACCGACACGGCCGAGGCCGCCGGATCCCGCGTGCACTTCATCGCGGTCGGCACGCCGCAGAAGCGCGGCGAGAACGCCGCCGACATGACGTACGTCGACGCCGCGGTGGATGCGCTGATCCCCCACCTCGCGCCGGGCGACGTGGTCGCCGGCAAGTCCACCGTGCCCGTCGGCACGGCGCGTCGGCTCGCGGAGCGGATCGACGCCCGCGTCCCCGGCGCGACCCTGGTGTGGAACCCCGAGTTCCTGCGCGAGGGCTTCGCGGTCGAGGACACGCTCACGCCTGACCGCTTCGTCTACGGCCTGCCCGCGGGCGACGCCGGCGAGACCGCGCGCGCGGCCCTCGACGAGGTCTACGCCGCCGCGATCGGCACCGGCACCGCGCGCGTCACGACCGACTACGAGACCGCCGAGCTCGTCAAGGTGTCCGCCAACGCGTTCCTCGCGACCAAGATCTCGTTCATCAACGCCATGGCGGAGGTGTGCGAGGCCACCGGCGCCGACGTCACCCAGCTCGCGGACGCCATCGGCTACGACGACCGCATCGGCCGCCGATTCCTCAACGCGGGCATCGGCTTCGGCGGCGGCTGCCTCCCGAAGGACATCCGGGCGTTCATGGCGCGCGCGGGCGAGCTCGGCGCGGACCAGGCGCTCACGTTCCTGCGCGAGGTCGACTCCATCAACATGCGGCGCCGCGTCCGGGCGGTCGACGTGGCGCGCGAGGTGTGCGGCGGATCCCTGCTCGGCCGCAACATCGCCGTGCTCGGCCTCGCCTTCAAGCCCGAGTCGGACGACGTGCGCGACTCCCCCGCGCTCAGCATCTCCGCGCAGCTGCAGCTGCAGGGCGCGCGCGTGCTCGCGACGGATCCGTACGCGAACGAGAACTCGCGCCGCCGCTTCCCGGAGCTCACCTACGTCGACACCTGGCAGGAGGCGGCGCGCGACGCCGACGCCGTCATGGTGCTCACCGAGTGGAAGCAGTACCGGGCCATCGACCCCGCGGAGCTCAAGGCCATCGTGACGACGCCGGTGATCGTCGACGGCCGCAACTGCCTGGATCCCGTCGCGTGGCGCGCCGCGGGCTGGCGCTACCGCGGCATGGGCCGGCCCTAG
- the treZ gene encoding malto-oligosyltrehalose trehalohydrolase yields MTDDRFDIWAPKARTLALAVGDERLPLSPVGDGWWTLDADRAEALPSGDLDYGYLVDDADTPLPDPRSRRQPEGVHGRSRTYDPSSFAWTDQAWTGRQLAGAVIYEMHIGTFTPDGTLDSAIDRLDHLVALGVDLVEVLPVNGFNGTHNWGYDGVLWYTVQETYGGPEAYQRFVDACHARGLGVVQDVVYNHLGPSGNYLPEFGPYLHEASANTWGSSLNLDGEDSGPVREYIIDNALMWLGDYHVDALRLDAVHALVDDTATHLLEELAVQVDVLSAHVGRPLTLIAESDLNDPKLITSREAHGYGLDAQWSDDFHHAVHVALTGETTGYYEDFASLGALAKVITRGFFHDGTWSSFRGRVHGRPLDTERIPAHRLVVANQNHDQIGNRATGDRLTATLDEGGLALAAVLTLTSPFTPMLFMGEEWGATTPWQFFTSHPEHDLGEATAKGRIAEFAKMGWDESVVPNPQDLSTFQDSKLDWSELYGAEAADSQHARLFALYGELIRLRRAHPDLTDPRFAEVEVEVHEEARLLVMDRGELSIVVNLSDEERRVPVVGERPALLLATAPGVTLGDDEVVLPARSAAILGPVADSAEALLA; encoded by the coding sequence ATGACCGACGACCGCTTCGACATCTGGGCCCCGAAGGCCCGCACCCTCGCCCTCGCCGTGGGCGACGAGCGCCTGCCGCTCTCGCCTGTGGGCGACGGCTGGTGGACCCTCGACGCCGACCGCGCCGAGGCCCTGCCCTCCGGCGACCTCGACTACGGCTACCTCGTGGACGACGCCGACACCCCGCTCCCCGACCCGCGCTCGCGCCGCCAGCCCGAGGGCGTCCACGGCCGCTCGCGCACGTACGACCCGTCGTCGTTCGCGTGGACCGACCAGGCGTGGACCGGGCGCCAGCTCGCCGGCGCCGTGATCTACGAGATGCACATCGGGACCTTCACGCCCGACGGCACGCTCGACTCCGCCATCGACCGGCTCGACCACCTCGTGGCGCTCGGCGTGGACCTCGTCGAGGTGCTGCCGGTCAACGGCTTCAACGGCACGCACAACTGGGGCTACGACGGGGTCCTCTGGTACACGGTGCAGGAGACGTACGGCGGACCCGAGGCGTACCAGCGCTTCGTCGACGCGTGCCACGCCCGCGGCCTCGGTGTCGTGCAGGACGTCGTCTACAACCACCTCGGCCCGTCCGGCAACTACCTGCCCGAGTTCGGCCCGTACCTGCACGAGGCCTCGGCCAACACGTGGGGATCCAGCCTCAACCTCGACGGCGAGGACTCCGGTCCGGTCCGCGAGTACATCATCGACAACGCGCTCATGTGGCTGGGCGACTACCACGTCGACGCGCTGCGCCTCGACGCCGTGCACGCGCTCGTCGACGACACCGCGACGCACCTGCTCGAGGAGCTCGCGGTGCAGGTGGACGTCCTGTCCGCGCACGTCGGCCGGCCGCTCACGCTCATCGCGGAGTCCGACCTCAACGACCCGAAGCTGATCACCTCCCGCGAGGCGCACGGCTACGGGCTCGACGCGCAGTGGAGCGACGACTTCCATCACGCCGTCCACGTCGCGCTCACGGGCGAGACGACCGGCTACTACGAGGACTTCGCGTCGCTCGGGGCGCTCGCCAAGGTGATCACGCGCGGCTTCTTCCACGACGGCACGTGGTCGTCCTTCCGCGGCCGCGTGCACGGCCGGCCGCTCGACACCGAGCGGATCCCCGCGCACCGCCTCGTGGTCGCGAACCAGAACCACGACCAGATCGGCAACCGCGCCACGGGCGACCGCCTCACGGCGACGCTCGACGAGGGCGGGCTCGCGCTGGCCGCGGTCCTCACTCTGACGTCGCCCTTCACCCCGATGCTCTTCATGGGCGAGGAGTGGGGCGCGACGACGCCGTGGCAGTTCTTCACGTCGCACCCGGAGCACGACCTCGGCGAGGCGACCGCGAAGGGCCGCATCGCGGAGTTCGCGAAGATGGGCTGGGACGAGTCGGTCGTGCCGAACCCGCAGGACCTCTCGACGTTCCAGGACTCGAAGCTCGACTGGTCGGAGCTCTACGGCGCCGAGGCCGCCGACTCGCAGCACGCCCGCCTGTTCGCGCTGTACGGCGAGCTGATCCGACTGCGTCGCGCCCACCCCGACCTCACCGACCCCCGGTTCGCCGAGGTCGAGGTCGAGGTGCACGAGGAGGCGCGCCTGCTCGTGATGGACCGCGGCGAGCTGTCCATCGTCGTCAACCTGTCCGACGAGGAGCGACGCGTGCCCGTCGTGGGCGAGCGTCCCGCGCTGCTGCTCGCGACGGCGCCGGGCGTGACGCTCGGCGACGACGAGGTCGTGCTGCCCGCGCGCTCGGCCGCGATCCTCGGCCCGGTGGCGGACTCCGCGGAGGCCCTGCTGGCCTGA